From a single Gimesia fumaroli genomic region:
- a CDS encoding carboxypeptidase-like regulatory domain-containing protein has protein sequence MCLTLLSICFLSACGANSENSKITADLVPVTGTATFKGKPLAGASITLIPQQGESGTQMASAVTNDSGTFELITPMPNVKLEDLKGAIPGRYKVVISKFLMPDGSALPPGTTEADAMTEGAKESLPPVYSNFEKTKLAADIKKETGEGTKLDFVLN, from the coding sequence ATGTGTTTGACTTTGTTGTCCATCTGTTTTCTTTCTGCATGTGGCGCAAACTCGGAAAATTCAAAAATCACTGCCGATCTAGTCCCGGTAACCGGAACGGCTACCTTCAAGGGAAAGCCGTTGGCAGGAGCCAGCATTACTCTAATCCCACAGCAGGGAGAGTCTGGCACTCAGATGGCTTCTGCAGTCACGAATGATTCCGGCACCTTTGAGTTGATCACTCCCATGCCCAATGTGAAACTTGAAGACCTGAAAGGCGCTATCCCTGGTAGATACAAAGTAGTCATCAGCAAATTCCTTATGCCTGACGGATCGGCACTTCCCCCGGGAACGACAGAAGCAGATGCGATGACAGAAGGGGCGAAAGAATCATTACCTCCGGTATATAGCAACTTCGAAAAGACAAAATTGGCGGCAGATATTAAAAAAGAAACAGGAGAGGGTACAAAACTTGATTTTGTATTGAACTAA
- a CDS encoding alpha/beta hydrolase family protein, with protein sequence MKHLISCGIVSLFLLFSVSFVWSGEKADRAPLDAKKELWKQIAPFFEPPNEFKGDLGNYKTPLRFYDRRPVKTPADWQARRQEILKTWHAMMGEWPPVNEHPKVEYLKQEHRDNFTQYTVRFDIAPGHPNTGYLLVPDDAKPDHKTPAVLVVYYDPETGAGLKGKDRDFALALAKRGFVTLSVGHDYSLYYPNREKAEIQPLSALAYGAANAFHVLANRKEVDPERIGIVGHSYGGKWAMFASCLYDKFACAAWSDGGIVFDESRPSVNYWEPWYLGYEGPDFRKRGLPTKENPRTGLYKQLVKDGYDLHELHALMAPRPFLVSGGAEDRPKQWRALNHSVAVNRFLGYDNRVAMTNREKHAPNPESNEQMYQFFEYWLKANALNKK encoded by the coding sequence ATGAAACATTTGATTTCCTGCGGAATAGTCAGTTTATTTCTTCTTTTTTCAGTATCCTTTGTCTGGTCTGGCGAAAAGGCGGACAGGGCTCCGCTGGATGCTAAAAAAGAACTCTGGAAGCAGATTGCACCTTTTTTTGAACCCCCGAATGAGTTCAAGGGAGATCTGGGAAATTATAAAACACCATTGAGGTTTTATGATAGACGACCGGTCAAAACACCAGCTGACTGGCAGGCGCGTCGTCAGGAAATTCTGAAGACCTGGCATGCGATGATGGGTGAGTGGCCGCCCGTGAATGAACATCCCAAAGTAGAGTATCTGAAGCAGGAACACCGGGATAATTTCACGCAATACACGGTGCGGTTTGACATTGCGCCGGGGCATCCCAATACGGGTTATCTGCTGGTTCCCGATGATGCTAAGCCGGATCATAAGACACCGGCTGTGCTGGTGGTCTATTATGATCCCGAGACTGGCGCGGGATTAAAAGGCAAGGATCGAGATTTTGCCTTGGCGTTAGCAAAGCGGGGCTTTGTGACATTATCGGTTGGCCACGATTATTCACTTTACTATCCCAATCGGGAGAAAGCAGAGATTCAGCCTTTGTCTGCGTTAGCTTATGGGGCAGCGAATGCATTTCATGTGCTGGCGAATCGAAAAGAGGTTGATCCGGAACGCATTGGCATCGTCGGGCATTCGTATGGTGGCAAGTGGGCGATGTTTGCTTCCTGTCTGTACGACAAATTTGCGTGTGCTGCCTGGTCGGATGGCGGGATTGTATTTGATGAAAGCAGACCGAGTGTGAATTACTGGGAGCCCTGGTACCTGGGTTATGAGGGGCCCGACTTTCGTAAGCGGGGGTTGCCGACCAAAGAGAATCCGCGCACCGGGCTGTATAAACAACTCGTCAAAGACGGTTACGATCTGCACGAACTGCATGCTTTGATGGCCCCCCGCCCGTTTCTGGTTTCCGGTGGTGCAGAAGACCGCCCCAAACAATGGCGGGCGCTGAATCATAGCGTCGCCGTGAATCGATTCCTGGGTTATGACAATCGAGTGGCAATGACGAATCGGGAAAAACATGCTCCCAACCCTGAGTCGAACGAGCAGATGTATCAGTTCTTTGAGTACTGGTTGAAAGCAAACGCACTCAACAAAAAATGA
- the scpB gene encoding methylmalonyl-CoA decarboxylase, whose amino-acid sequence MSLIIVSNTDRIGTIAFNNYQKRNALSGDLIDEVLSAFKTMQQNGTRAVILRAASFEKVWSAGHDVDELPQADTDPLPYDDPLEKLLRAVRSFPAPVIAMVHGSVWGGACDLVVNCDLVLGDETCAFAITPAKLGLPYNASGFQSFLSRLPLNIVKELFFTANLLTAQRAEQAGLINEIVPEAELESRVYEMARTIASRSAASISVAKTTLNTLSQATPLNASQFEYIHGLRRKVYYGPDYHEGIQAFLEKRAPEFRVDPNLDDIP is encoded by the coding sequence ATGTCATTGATCATAGTCAGCAATACAGATCGAATAGGAACGATCGCATTCAACAACTATCAGAAGCGGAATGCCTTGAGCGGCGATCTGATCGACGAAGTTCTTTCAGCATTCAAGACGATGCAACAGAATGGCACGCGCGCCGTGATCCTGCGGGCTGCGTCGTTTGAAAAAGTCTGGTCGGCCGGGCATGACGTGGATGAACTACCGCAGGCGGATACCGATCCGCTCCCTTATGATGATCCGCTCGAAAAGCTATTGCGTGCTGTCCGCAGTTTTCCCGCGCCCGTGATCGCGATGGTTCACGGCTCCGTCTGGGGAGGGGCCTGTGACCTGGTGGTGAACTGTGACCTGGTTCTCGGCGATGAAACCTGCGCGTTTGCCATCACGCCCGCCAAGCTCGGTTTGCCTTACAATGCTTCGGGCTTTCAAAGCTTTCTTTCCCGGCTGCCTCTCAACATTGTCAAAGAGTTGTTCTTCACTGCCAACCTGCTCACCGCGCAACGGGCAGAGCAGGCCGGTCTGATCAACGAAATCGTGCCTGAGGCAGAACTCGAAAGTCGCGTTTATGAGATGGCGCGGACCATCGCGTCCCGTTCGGCAGCGTCGATCTCGGTTGCCAAGACAACGCTCAACACACTCAGCCAGGCCACGCCGCTCAACGCATCGCAGTTCGAATACATTCACGGCCTGAGAAGAAAAGTTTATTACGGCCCCGATTACCATGAAGGTATCCAGGCCTTCCTCGAAAAACGCGCCCCTGAATTCCGAGTGGATCCGAACTTGGACGACATTCCCTGA
- a CDS encoding DUF1559 domain-containing protein gives MSSLQHPRKGFTLIELLVVIAIIAILIALLLPAVQQAREAARRSTCKNQLKQLGLALHNYLDTHGVFPPGQVASGDCAATPAPANLPSTAMNLNGLVLLLPFLDQAPLYSSLNFDLAFDDYTSSSIPLSGGDATANADKVNRVMTIFSCPTDPGPSGASTSTTYNLPGGTFEHRTNYDFIANQDYNHCNYWTRRNHNTRCMFEDGSKCRPRDITDGTSNTAMMTETRKSCCRNGNNASWGGRGWVQIGLSLGKTPPNNTLYGGVDYKPLLGSWGYTGSWHVGGLHVLMADGAVIFLSENTDASIRRNLDYISDGNVIGEFR, from the coding sequence GTGTCCTCACTTCAACATCCCCGCAAGGGATTCACTCTCATTGAACTGTTAGTGGTTATTGCCATCATTGCGATTCTAATTGCTTTGTTACTCCCAGCCGTACAACAGGCACGTGAAGCTGCACGACGTAGCACTTGCAAAAATCAGCTGAAACAACTTGGATTAGCACTCCATAATTACCTCGACACGCACGGCGTATTTCCTCCCGGACAGGTTGCCAGCGGTGATTGCGCTGCAACTCCCGCCCCCGCTAATTTGCCATCAACAGCCATGAACTTAAATGGTTTAGTATTACTGCTTCCTTTTCTGGATCAGGCACCTTTGTACTCCAGCTTGAACTTTGACCTCGCCTTTGATGATTACACATCAAGCAGTATTCCACTTTCTGGTGGAGATGCCACGGCAAACGCAGACAAAGTAAATCGTGTGATGACCATTTTCTCTTGTCCCACAGATCCTGGTCCTTCAGGTGCGTCAACAAGTACAACCTATAATTTGCCTGGAGGAACTTTTGAACATAGAACTAATTATGATTTCATCGCCAATCAGGACTACAATCACTGTAATTACTGGACCCGACGGAACCACAACACAAGATGCATGTTTGAGGATGGCAGTAAGTGTCGCCCGCGAGACATTACTGATGGAACCAGTAATACAGCAATGATGACTGAAACCAGAAAATCGTGTTGCCGCAATGGAAATAACGCCAGTTGGGGCGGACGTGGTTGGGTCCAAATCGGACTTTCACTCGGGAAAACACCACCGAATAACACTCTGTACGGTGGAGTCGACTACAAACCACTTCTGGGAAGTTGGGGTTATACAGGCAGCTGGCATGTAGGCGGGCTGCATGTGCTGATGGCTGATGGCGCAGTCATTTTCCTCAGCGAAAATACGGATGCTTCCATTCGCAGAAACCTGGATTATATTTCAGACGGTAATGTAATTGGAGAGTTTCGCTAA
- a CDS encoding acetyl-CoA hydrolase/transferase family protein, translated as MKGQSGMDATELYAAKLTSAAEAVAPISTGETVSAGMAIGQPPALLAALGERLRSDDLKSIRFYYKIGMQPISESLLVEGVREKIDPHCFFLSGTEHQIIKDQQQTGRKVMSFVPVHFSDLPRLFKEIIDLDTFLVTVSPMDGGGYFSLGTNNDFASTAARHCKRLIVEVNENMPRVFGQSQIHVSEVASIVENNVPLIEAGVAETSEAGRAIGTLIAPLVPNGATIQLGIGRVPSGVAEALSNHQDLGIHTELFSPSMSDLIQKGVVTGRKKTLHPFKHVFTVAFGTKESYAFMNDNAAFESYPSSYVNDIRVISQHDHFTSINTAIEIDLYGQVNAEFIGEHEYSGSGGQYDFVKGASLSKGGKSIIALQSTARKGTLSTIVPKVAMVTDPRMDVEYVCTEHGIVNLRGKSTKERAEALISIAHPDFRDELTAAAQRVTLI; from the coding sequence ATGAAAGGGCAGAGTGGAATGGATGCTACTGAGCTTTATGCGGCGAAATTGACTAGTGCGGCCGAGGCGGTCGCGCCGATTTCAACGGGGGAAACGGTCTCTGCCGGGATGGCGATCGGGCAGCCGCCAGCATTGCTCGCGGCGCTGGGAGAACGACTTCGTTCTGATGACCTGAAATCCATTCGCTTTTACTATAAGATAGGAATGCAGCCGATCAGTGAGTCGCTGCTTGTCGAAGGGGTTCGGGAAAAGATTGATCCGCACTGTTTCTTCCTGAGCGGCACCGAACACCAGATTATTAAAGACCAACAACAAACGGGTCGCAAAGTCATGAGCTTTGTCCCCGTGCATTTCAGCGATCTGCCGCGGCTGTTTAAGGAAATCATCGACCTCGATACGTTTCTGGTCACCGTCAGTCCCATGGACGGGGGCGGTTATTTCTCCCTGGGTACAAACAACGACTTTGCTTCCACCGCCGCGCGACACTGTAAGCGGCTGATCGTGGAAGTCAACGAAAACATGCCGCGTGTGTTTGGGCAGTCACAGATCCATGTCAGTGAAGTCGCATCGATTGTGGAAAACAATGTCCCGCTGATTGAGGCCGGGGTCGCCGAAACTTCAGAAGCAGGCCGCGCGATTGGTACTCTGATTGCGCCTTTGGTTCCCAATGGTGCCACCATCCAATTGGGCATCGGCCGCGTCCCCTCTGGGGTCGCTGAAGCGTTGAGCAATCATCAGGACCTGGGCATTCACACCGAACTTTTTTCTCCCAGCATGTCAGATCTGATTCAAAAAGGGGTTGTCACCGGACGAAAGAAAACACTGCATCCGTTTAAACATGTTTTCACGGTTGCGTTCGGAACCAAAGAATCTTACGCCTTCATGAACGATAATGCGGCCTTCGAAAGTTATCCCTCGTCGTATGTAAATGATATTCGCGTCATCTCGCAACACGATCACTTTACCTCGATTAATACTGCGATCGAGATTGATCTCTACGGCCAGGTGAATGCGGAGTTCATCGGTGAGCACGAATACAGCGGCTCCGGCGGCCAGTATGATTTCGTCAAAGGAGCCTCGTTGTCGAAAGGGGGGAAGTCGATTATCGCCCTGCAATCCACAGCGCGTAAAGGAACGCTTTCCACAATCGTACCGAAAGTCGCCATGGTAACGGACCCGCGAATGGATGTGGAATATGTCTGCACCGAACACGGCATTGTCAATCTGCGAGGCAAATCAACCAAAGAACGGGCCGAGGCGCTGATCAGCATTGCTCATCCCGATTTTCGCGACGAACTGACCGCAGCCGCACAACGCGTGACTCTCATTTGA
- a CDS encoding alpha/beta hydrolase, with the protein MQRQILAFLLTFTLICSASFAADKPKIPKPTHADVAHGPHDKTKLDFWEAKGKGPRPLLVYIHGGGWIGGDKGRGSSRIQAYLDKGISYAAINYRLTGEASLPVPVHDAARAIQFIRSKAKEWNIDKKKIALTGGSAGACTSMWLLYHDDLADPKSKDPVARESTRVIAAAVGGGQTSIDPKVIEPWLGPNVLKHAMIHKAVGGKSMQDVMDNYEKHEALYKEFSPYNHLTADDPPLLMTYGNNMKLPSENAGHGIHHPVYGVKMKEKADKVGTECHLLIKDVSKSDQYSNSHEFLMDKLLGKDS; encoded by the coding sequence ATGCAGCGCCAAATACTTGCTTTTCTACTGACGTTCACGCTTATCTGTTCCGCGTCCTTCGCGGCAGACAAACCGAAAATTCCGAAACCAACACATGCCGATGTCGCTCATGGTCCGCATGATAAGACCAAACTGGATTTCTGGGAAGCAAAAGGGAAAGGCCCGCGACCGCTGCTGGTCTACATTCACGGCGGCGGTTGGATTGGCGGTGATAAAGGACGAGGTTCGAGCAGAATTCAAGCTTATCTCGACAAAGGCATTTCTTATGCTGCCATCAATTACCGTTTGACGGGCGAAGCGTCACTTCCTGTCCCAGTACATGATGCCGCCCGCGCAATCCAGTTCATCCGTTCGAAAGCCAAAGAATGGAATATCGATAAAAAGAAAATCGCATTGACCGGCGGCAGTGCAGGGGCCTGCACTTCGATGTGGCTCTTATATCACGATGATCTGGCCGATCCCAAATCCAAAGATCCCGTCGCCCGGGAATCCACACGCGTCATTGCCGCTGCCGTCGGCGGAGGTCAGACATCCATCGATCCCAAAGTCATCGAACCCTGGCTCGGCCCGAATGTGCTCAAACATGCGATGATCCATAAAGCCGTCGGCGGTAAAAGTATGCAGGACGTGATGGACAACTACGAAAAACACGAAGCACTTTATAAAGAGTTCTCTCCTTATAACCATCTCACTGCCGACGATCCACCACTCTTAATGACCTACGGTAACAACATGAAACTTCCTTCAGAAAACGCCGGCCATGGAATTCACCACCCAGTTTATGGTGTCAAAATGAAAGAAAAAGCCGACAAAGTGGGCACGGAATGCCACCTGCTGATTAAAGACGTTTCGAAATCAGATCAATACTCGAACTCTCACGAATTCTTGATGGACAAGCTGTTAGGTAAAGACTCCTGA
- a CDS encoding DUF1559 domain-containing protein has product MLMQPRSRGRRGFTLIELLVVIAIIAILIALLLPAVQQAREAARRSTCKNNLKQIGIALHNYHDTHSSFPPGSIGWSFTASSSDNPQLNSMGPLVMILPYMDMAPLYNKFDFSLSYANPANVGLAANLVPTYLCPSYAGETVHNEHGYRGWNTSTRKAITNYLGVAGYATTGAQVGIRTSASLPAIQRGIFWPNSNTRMRDITDGTTNTFIYGEYRPSIMSDVGWGSGGSCYDNRCSPWVRGITLEGSGAVKGMRYGPNQVFPKTAYTNDWTVVPFSSQHVGGVHMLNTDGSVVFVSENIDINVWRYRGSASDGQVIGD; this is encoded by the coding sequence ATGTTGATGCAACCTCGTTCCAGAGGTCGGCGTGGTTTTACGCTCATTGAACTGCTCGTTGTGATTGCGATCATTGCGATTCTAATTGCGCTATTATTACCGGCAGTGCAACAGGCTCGTGAAGCAGCACGACGGTCGACCTGTAAAAATAATTTGAAGCAGATCGGGATCGCTTTACATAACTATCACGATACGCATTCCAGCTTTCCCCCCGGAAGTATTGGCTGGTCATTTACAGCGAGTTCTTCTGATAACCCCCAGTTAAACAGCATGGGACCGTTGGTGATGATCCTGCCGTATATGGATATGGCACCACTCTATAACAAATTTGATTTCAGTCTCAGTTATGCAAATCCGGCGAATGTGGGGTTAGCAGCCAATCTTGTTCCGACTTACCTTTGCCCGTCCTACGCAGGGGAAACGGTTCATAATGAACATGGTTACCGAGGCTGGAATACCAGCACCAGGAAAGCGATTACCAATTACCTGGGAGTCGCCGGTTACGCAACAACGGGAGCCCAGGTTGGTATCAGGACCAGTGCCAGCCTGCCGGCGATACAACGGGGAATATTCTGGCCGAACAGTAATACTCGGATGCGTGATATTACCGATGGGACCACGAACACATTTATCTATGGTGAATATCGTCCCTCGATTATGTCAGATGTAGGTTGGGGGTCGGGTGGTTCCTGTTACGATAATCGCTGCAGTCCGTGGGTGCGTGGAATTACACTCGAAGGAAGTGGTGCAGTGAAAGGAATGCGTTATGGGCCGAATCAGGTCTTTCCGAAGACTGCCTATACCAACGACTGGACCGTGGTTCCCTTCAGTTCTCAGCACGTGGGGGGCGTGCATATGTTGAATACTGATGGAAGTGTGGTGTTTGTGAGTGAGAATATCGATATCAATGTCTGGCGGTATCGTGGCAGCGCCTCCGATGGTCAGGTAATTGGAGACTGA
- a CDS encoding putative signal transducing protein, translated as MTTKNDSLMTLTTVSTEMEGQLLVNLLEEHGIPATAAGGMTSGFRAEAPGTVQVMVMQDRLSVARVIVDEFQAARTQPGFVGQDPESTDYVLGLTQFGFWTLIIGNGLALIALLAWL; from the coding sequence TGACGACCAAAAACGATTCCCTCATGACGCTGACGACCGTTTCCACGGAAATGGAAGGTCAGTTGCTCGTCAATCTCTTGGAAGAACATGGGATTCCTGCGACCGCAGCGGGGGGTATGACTTCCGGATTCCGTGCAGAAGCTCCCGGAACCGTACAAGTCATGGTGATGCAGGATCGACTGTCCGTTGCCAGAGTAATCGTTGATGAGTTTCAGGCAGCGCGCACTCAGCCCGGTTTCGTTGGTCAGGATCCAGAATCAACAGACTATGTGCTCGGCTTGACGCAGTTTGGCTTCTGGACATTGATTATTGGAAATGGGTTAGCCCTCATTGCATTACTGGCATGGCTGTGA
- a CDS encoding carboxypeptidase regulatory-like domain-containing protein, with protein MQKKSKRFSLLFCLLITACAQGPTDTPPLARVKGKVTLDGQPLTSGSVQFTPDKNRGTTGRMALGNINEDGTFELMTIRAGDGAQVGYHLVAIESYESTAFDPNQPVNQAPKSLIPKRYTDPKTSELTAEVKSGEDNFFTFDLKSKP; from the coding sequence ATGCAAAAAAAATCAAAACGATTCTCACTGTTGTTCTGTCTGCTGATCACAGCTTGTGCGCAAGGTCCCACTGATACTCCTCCATTAGCGCGTGTGAAAGGAAAAGTGACTCTGGACGGTCAGCCTCTGACAAGTGGAAGCGTTCAGTTTACTCCGGATAAAAATCGGGGGACAACGGGGCGAATGGCTCTGGGAAATATCAACGAAGATGGGACATTTGAGCTCATGACAATCAGAGCGGGAGATGGCGCTCAAGTGGGCTATCATCTGGTGGCGATTGAGAGCTATGAGTCCACAGCGTTTGATCCCAATCAACCGGTAAATCAGGCACCGAAATCACTGATTCCCAAACGCTATACCGATCCAAAGACAAGCGAACTGACAGCCGAAGTGAAGTCGGGGGAAGATAATTTTTTCACGTTCGATTTGAAATCAAAGCCGTAG
- a CDS encoding HdeD family acid-resistance protein: MNDSTPPVVKDFKMTGIILCVIGVISLIAPFIAGTAVVFVIGFFLLLGGFLYVLQGAQVSGVPGKTQHLLLGALMFLGGIGVISHPIFGLTFLAMLMAVFFLFEGGWKIMMAFNIPASQGRMSVLFSGVISLLLGGLIWSQWPLSGIWAVGTLVGVDFLLTGFFLLNMSSAVSSSGNTDKEHVDQSV, encoded by the coding sequence ATGAACGACTCAACTCCACCTGTTGTAAAAGACTTTAAAATGACAGGCATCATTCTTTGTGTGATCGGAGTTATTTCTCTGATTGCTCCATTTATTGCTGGAACGGCAGTCGTTTTTGTGATTGGTTTTTTCCTGTTACTGGGTGGGTTCCTGTATGTGCTTCAGGGCGCGCAGGTATCCGGAGTTCCTGGTAAGACTCAACACTTATTGTTGGGAGCGTTGATGTTTCTCGGCGGAATTGGCGTGATCAGTCACCCGATTTTTGGCCTGACCTTTCTGGCGATGTTGATGGCGGTCTTTTTTCTCTTCGAAGGGGGCTGGAAGATCATGATGGCGTTCAACATTCCTGCAAGCCAGGGGCGGATGAGCGTTCTCTTTAGTGGTGTGATTTCCCTGCTGCTGGGGGGACTGATCTGGAGCCAGTGGCCGCTATCTGGAATCTGGGCTGTCGGAACTCTAGTTGGTGTTGACTTTTTGTTGACCGGATTCTTTCTGCTGAATATGAGCAGCGCAGTCTCTTCTAGTGGCAACACTGACAAAGAGCACGTTGATCAAAGTGTCTAA